A single region of the Triticum dicoccoides isolate Atlit2015 ecotype Zavitan chromosome 2B, WEW_v2.0, whole genome shotgun sequence genome encodes:
- the LOC119360635 gene encoding classical arabinogalactan protein 9-like has protein sequence MQSIPSSSRGHASSATSPPPIMTPPPVTPPPVKAPPHMTPLPVKAPPPVTPPPVAAPPPVAAPAEAPAVLPLVATPPPVAEAPAVLPPAEASSKSKNKHKRKRSRKKKSPAPAPEPLSPPAPIAPEPTTVEDVSGPRPSANDLSGSGRQYAHWGIVMQTAMAALLLSLAW, from the exons ATGCAAAGT ATACCCTCCTCCTCCCGCGGCCACGCTtcttccgcgacctcgcccccgccCATCATGACGCCTCCTCCCGTGACGCCACCGCCAGTGAAGGCGCCTCCTCACATGACACCACTGCCAGTGAAGGCGCCTCCTCCCGTGACTCCGCCCCCGGTCGCGGCGCCCCCGCCAGTGGCCGCCCCGGCTGAGGCGCCAGCGGTGCTCCCCCTAGTGGCGACGCCCCCGCCGgtggccgaggcgcctgctgtgctGCCTCCGGCCGAGGCGTCGTCCAAGAGCAAGAACAAGCACAAGAGAAagaggagcaggaagaagaagtCGCCTGCCCCCGCCCCGGAGCCGCTCAGCCCGCCGGCCCCCATCGCGCCCGAGCCCACCACCGTCGAGGACGTGTCCGGCCCCAGGCCCTCCGCCAACGATCTG AGCGGGAGCGGCCGGCAGTACGCGCACTGGGGGATCGTCATGCAGACCGCCATGGCCGCGCTTCTGCTATCACTAGCCTGGTGA